The sequence tagtaggctagtgtctgtaacggtttaatactgtgtggtgttcaatctggactaggtcacggggtttttctgcatttgcggtttcctcgttaacaaaatttctggtgtctatgttatttcttttccgcattatatttgtttatatgattgaaatatcatagattgtctgtagttcaatcaatatgtaaatccgaccttgcttgttggataggaattgattgacgcttggatattggtctttggtaccatccaagttatttctcatatcgagtctgactgtctagttgattctcttggaattgtattggagttgtccatacagattcccgAACGAAATATttggcgtggttgttagaccccgccttTTCAAatctaatcaaatcaaatcatataTCTTGCGGAATCATAAAGTCTAATACGAAGATAACTTTGTGATTCTAATATATCTTGTTCCTAATTTATAGTACGTGAACTACAATAATCAACAATAGCAAGATTCAAATACAAGAACTATATCAGGTAAAAGATGGTCTGACCGAGCTTCACAAATCCATAAGTGGGATCTTTAATAAAGTATATATAACCTAATATAGTTTCACAAGAAAATCTAGGTTATGGAGGACGACTCTACCTTAGCAACTAGGACACCATAGTGTTAGGGATTCATAATTCAAGATAAAAGAGTCATCTATTTATATACTCCCTcagttaaaaaaagaaagaaagatactATCATTTTTTCGATTTGTCTTATTTTTACCTGGCTAGTTTGTGGCCTATGAGGATTATTTGGGGCCTATGATTATAAGACAAAAAAAGGGTCATTATGAAGTAATATGAAAAACCCTTTATCCAATTATTTTACATAATGGCTAATTTTTCCATGATTAACTAGTGTTAATCggatgattaattgatgtttaatcatgttaatctaaaaatcaattaatacttcatcatcaaaacatgaaaaaagtttttttttgaaaaaaattaacgCAAAATCGGGCTATGTTCATGCTCTCATAAACTGATTCTAAGAATCGATTTTTAAGACTTAGAACATAAAACGATTGTAGAATGTAAGAGTTTTTCTGTGATTTTTTTTCgttacaatcggtttatgttaatgcccacataaaccgattataaatATGAGCAtttcttcaactgttttgctcataacttcttcgtccgacgtaggaatgacctcattctttttgcgttcaaTTCTTATTTTTATGCTCTacaatataaagataaaaatttcaGTGTTCGTGCCAAAATTCAGACCATGTTAATGAATTGGTTGATATATGCATTAGCATAAACAGATTGTGCTTGATGTTCataaaacacgaagaacatcaacccagaaCCGGTTTACGTGGgtgtataataaaaaaaattgcttctaaCATCAAACTACAATCGGACTAATCCCGTGCACACATAAATTTATTATGGgtttattttcagaaaatttgatgagtaaatttcagagattttgagttaAATCATTGTTGAGTTTCTCTTAAAAGGAACGAATTAAAGGGATTAACTCAATCATTTAAATTGTTTATGCATGAAAATCCTTCAAAACCCCCAAAAAATGAGAAttcaattgttgtttgtgattaggttttagttttttaaaattttgatggaaatttaaaaaaaaaaagaggtttgattaaagatttttgtatttgttaatagaaatgattatgatttcgtatttattattgAATTATTAAGGTTTCTTTAAAGGATAATTTAGTATTTTTACCTAGTTTAGACCCCTTATCCCCTTAGTCTAAGTGGGTGAGGAAATCTATAGCCCCCAGATAAACTActaggccccaaactagccagGCATTTTTAGGtgaaaatgaaaaagtgataatATCTCTTTTTTATAATCGGAAGGAGTAGATAACAAGGCTTAGGGTTACTTAGAATTGAAGCTACACAACTTCTCTAATTAAATGATTCCAAGTTATGAATTCATACATAAACATGTACATGTAATTCTCAATACTGGAGACATGATCAGCTAAACAACCTACCACCTAATGTCATCCAACACATTACAAATATACACCTTCCTCCTGGCAGCATTCTAGATAAAATAATCTGGCCCCGCTCTAAATCAGGAAAATACACAACCGCTTCCGGGTATGGTTATCTAACACAACAAGATAACCTCGTACACCCAAACCCCCTACCAACAACCAAATTTTTATGGATCTTACCATGTCCTCCcaaaattcagcttttcttgtggaaagctataAATGAAGGTTTGCCAACCTTGTCTATGCTACATCACATCAATCTCTCCACTTACAACCTTTGCCCCTGATGCAACTCCGGGCCAGAAACAGCTCAACACATGCTTATCGATTGCACGAAGGCTATGTCCGCTTGGACCAGCCTTTCTAACCGCATATAAACAAACCAATCCCAAGGTAACAACCAACCAATTACCTTAAACCCTCAAAAAACAATTTCACAAATACTACAAACACAAGGCAATACCTCTTCTGTCACTTCATGTTGTTTTCTACTATGGTCACTATGGACATCAAGAAATGATCTCGTGTTCAATCAAGAGCAATTTACTCATATGCACATCCTGGCAAGATCATTAGCACAACTAAAAAAGAGGGGTCtaaaaacctcacccaatatttagcaatctgtatggactaactccaatatactttcaagagaatcaactagacagtcagactcaatcttaataaaaattatatcaaagagttatatctcaatctcttaattcaatccgcaatcaaacaaatacaatttgtgagcctgattgaatataagagaaataacttgaacggtaccaaagaccaatgttcaaggatcaatcaatttcaatcaacaaccaaaggttgtatttaccaATCGATCAATTCAatgaacaacctgtgatatttcaattatataacaaaatataatacggaaaagaaataacatagacaccataagttttgttaacaaggaaaccgcaaatgcagactaaccccaggacctagtccatatttgaacaccacactgtattaagccgctacagacactagcctactacaaagataacttcggtatggaatgtagttgaaccctaatcaatctcacatcgaTTCAagatacagtcgcgttccttacgtctctgatcccaacaggatactacgtacttgattcccttagctgatctcacccacaactaatagttgctacgaccaaaattcgaagacttgataaacaaatctatctcacacagaaaagtctattgaatagataaatatgtctcccaaggatatacctacgagtttttgttctgtcttttgataaatcaaggtgaatatgaaccacttgataacccgaacttatattcctgaagaacaaccttgtattatcaatcacctcacaataatcttaatcgattaacaaaacaagatatcgtggaatcacaaacgatgaaaggtgtttgtgactacttttctatcttgcctatcggagaaattaatctcaagccaatcttatgattgcactcaatcacgatagaaaacagcaagatcagatcacgcaactacaaagaaaatagttgggtctggcttcacaatcccattgaagtcttcaatttgttaacctacagggtttcgtgaaaaacctaaggttaaaggagaatcgactctagtttatacaactagtatcacacatgaggggtggggattaggtttcccagttgctagagttctcttttatatagatttcaaatcagggtttgcaatctaagttaccttggtaacaaagcattcaatattcaccgttagatgaaaacctgattagattcaagctaaaaaatttcaacgttagatcgaacttagctttttatacacaaatgaaatgtaccttcatttaggtttgagtgaccatacctaaacgtgtacacttagtcggttcaacaatagttaaccaatggttagccatatgaacactttcatatcaaccttattcatcttcaccataactagttcaagtgactcaaatgaactagtttgagagttattcaattgctaagatctcatagaagtatacaagacacaattgaagcaaaatcgattttgattcactcgaaccaattcacacttccaaactccagcagaaattcacggacgtgaaactttcgccagtatgcgtacgggtacacatacttcccagatttccaacaaccacccttacgcgtactggtacgcatactttaggttccccgTTTTGGAcgtttacacaaatgtgagaacacactatgtttatatccaaacatggttacttgttgtaaactctcatttcaatcattgaaactttcttagaggatgttaaaatagtcgttatccacaaactattttcatcaaagcgattttcaagttattgaaataatcaacatgactttcgtcacgagtaaagatgaacttggccaaagcgaaagcttaccaacacatatttcgagaaatagataagcgagataaactaggctcgaaatagaaaatgtgtataattgaagtctatatagcaatacgacttttgtctcaaataggagatagagtagatggacttttgagtgatagataagttcaagtctccacataccttttgtcgatgaagtttcataagttccctcgagtagttcttcatcttcattcgatgaacgccgtggagtctagagctcaactacactcactattataatccgagacttagctataagtagactacaaatcaagacttatagttttggaaactaaacttcacaaacaagcttgagatagaaaagcttgcaagttcgaccgagcaatgctctaacaacaacaacaagaatttgaATGGGCAAATAATATTTCTCCACCAATTCTTCCGGGGGAACTGCCTTCCAGAATTAAAACAAACATAACCAAGACGACTACAACCATTCAGGTAGGTTGGTGCCATCCAACAACAAGCTGGATTAAAGTGAACACATGTGGGGCAGCTAGAGGCCACCCGGGTATGGCGGGAGCAGGATTCATTTGCAGAGATTCAAACACGCAAATGATAATGGCACCTGCACAACCTCTTGGAGTAACCACGACGCTCACAACAGAGACATGGGCAACTGTGCTAGCAACCAGAACCGCGATTGCAAGAAGATGGACTAAAGTTTTATTTGAGACGGACTCAAAGAATCTCATGCACTTCATCAAAACTCCAATGGAAGCCCCTTGGTATATTTCATAAATGATCGTAGAAATTAATCACAGAATGAGTCAAATTCCTTTTTGTGCTATTCAACATAATTATAGGGAAGGAAACCAAGCAACAGACGGTATATCAAACTATGCGGCAGATGGTAGCCAATCAGAAAACTACTTAACATCAATATGGGACCAGGCGAACCCGACTTTTATTAAGCGACTCCAGAGGAATCACCTTCCCTCGTGTAATAACAATTTAGTTATTTTTCTAAtatatgcatgcttcaaaaattTTTTTTACCTTTTTATCACAAAAAAAAGTATAAATTGATGGGTCCCATAGGTGATAGGTTACACAACTGTGCATAATTGATGGCATGCTTCCGTTAGGTTACAATCTTGGAAATCCATTTTGCAGCCCCCAGCATGGGGAAAGTTTTCCTGGCACGCTTTTTCTTGAGACCTGGCTCCGCCCCTATCACTGTCGGGCCGCTATTAAGACCGTAATAACAAAGGGGCCAACCCAAATAAGCGCATTTGGTCGTCATAGACCCAAAATGGCTCATCCGCTGGACTATCCCAAATATTGTTGTCTATCATCCTTATCTGTGTCCGTCCTCTCATCATCGTCCtcgtcattcttcttcttcttcttcttcctccacacCACAGTCCAACCAAAAAGATTACTCCTTCAAAACACAGAGGTAATTCTCTCTTTCTCTACAGCTTTTAtggtctctttcttttttttttttttttttttttttgtattcttgATTATGCTGAACATGACTCTAAAtcacctcttcttcttttttcactGAACCCCAGTCTAGGGTTTTTGTAATGTTGGCTTTCCACTTGGAAAGCTGATTGTTTACTTGGAAATACTgattttttgattgaaatttgCTGTTATTTGGAAAATAAGAGGAAGAATTTGCTTCATTTAATTGGGGAATAGCATTTAGTTGAGTATCAACAAATAGCATTATATgattgatttatgaatgaatgaatgaatttcAGCAATTTTGAGTTTATTTGATTTCAGTAAAAAATTACAGGAATGAGAATGTCATGGATTTTGTTTTGGAACCTCCTACATTTTGGATGCCATTCTTTTCAGAATTTGTTAGCTATTTGGATTCAGTAAAATGAGaatgtcagggattgatttttcAGCAATTGAATGGAACCCCTTACATTTCAATGCCATTATTTTGAGCTAATTGTTATTTTGGATGCCATTCTTTTCAGAATTTGTTAGCTATTTGGATTCAGTAAAATGAGaatgtcagggattgattttcagcaattgaaTGGAAACCCTTACAGCTTTGTCGCCTAATATTATTTGGTTCAGCTAATTGTTCTTTTCTGCATTTAATTGGAAAGCGTTTATCATTATTGATGCTTAATGTTTTAACAGTACCCTCTTTTATGAGAGAGGAACATTTAAGTAGAACTGGTATCAAAAATTTAAAGCGTCATCTTAATGCTTAATCTGCCTGGACGATTGCTTTAATTTGAGCTAATTTTTGATATGTCATTTGGCAGAACATGACCAAGTAACATGGAGAAACTGTCTGTTGAATTAGAGAAAGACATGATGGACTATGTAGCTTTGGAGGATGACACCGAAGAGTGTTGTGTTATAGAAGATGTTGAAGTTCCCATGGTTTTGGATGATACAAACAAGGACGATTTATCTACATGTTTGGCTGGTGGAATCACAGAACCAACCACGGACCTGGAATTTGTTTCTGAAGATGACGCCAGGAACTTTTATAATTCTTATGCGAAGCAAATGGGGTTTAGCATTCGGGTGAACTCGTACTATCGTTCAAAAAAGGACAATTCAATTATTTCAAGGGAATTTTGTTGTTCTAAAGAAGGTTTCCGCAGGGATAAGCGAGCAAGAAAGATGGATTCTAGTGATGATGCAAAAAGAAGGAGAGCCAGACCTATCACAAGGGAAGGCTGCAAGGCAATGATGACCGTTAGGAGGCGAGATTGTGGAAAATGGTATGTTGCGAAATTAGAGAAAACTCATAATCATGAGTTGGTAACTCCAGCTATGAGACATTTCCTGAGATCTCATCGACTGGAAAATGAGCCACAGAAAAGCTTGAGTAGTAATTATGAATCACCAGAAATCAGTACAAAGAGTACAGGGAATCTCTTCACGGAGGAGTGTGGAGTGATCAACAAAAATGGGTTTCCCACTCAAGGCGAAACTAATTTTATTGGGAAAGGACGGCTAAGCACCTTTGGTCTAGATGCACAAAGTCTTCTAGGGTTTTTTAAAATTATGAAAGCAAATGATCCTGCTTTCTTTTATGCAATACAGGTAGATGATGAAGACCGTCTGAGCAGTGTTTTCTGGGTCGACACAAGGTCAAGAATTTCTTACAATTGCTTCTCTGACGTGGTTGCTTTTGACTCAACATACCAAGTAAATCAATATAAAATGCCGTTTGCTCCATTTACAGGAGTAAATCATCATAAACAGTCCATATTGTTTGGCTGTGCATTGCTTGCGGACGAGTCTGAGTCTACCTTTATCTGGCTTTTTAAGACATGGCTCGAAGCAATGTCCGGTCGGCAACCGGGATTAATAATAACAGATAATGATATAACCATAAGAACTGCTGTTGAGAGAGTTTTCCCAGAATCTTGCCATCGATATTGCAAGTGGCACATCCTGAGCAAGATGCCTAGAGAAATGGGACAGGTCTACAGTGCACTTCCAAAGGCATTTCAAACTGAGCTCGATAAGTGCGTTAACAAGAGTGAAACTGGTGAAGAGTTTGAATTAGCTTGGGGTTCACTCCTTGATAAGTATAGTCTTCTGGGTAATGAATGGCTTCAATCACTATATGCTGACTGTAAATTATGGGCTCCAGCATACTTAAGAGACATATTCTTTGCAGGAATGTCAGCAACTCAACGAAGTGAAAGTGTGAACTCACTCTTTGATGGCTATGTCAATGCAAGAACAACTATACAAGATTTTGCAGAGCAGTATGAGAAAGCTTTGAATGATCGTTTTGAAAAAGAAGCTCGGGAAGAATTCGACACATTTTACACCAAACCTGTTCTGAAAACACCCTTGCCTATGGAGAAACAAGCGGCAGATATATATACGAGAAAAATCTTCACAGTTTTCCAAGTAGAAATTTTTGAGTCTCTCGTTCTTGCGGTGAAGAAGAGTGTGGATGATGGGGCAATCACCACATATGAGGTAGCAAGATTCGACGAAGAACGTAAGGCATATTTTGTTGCATTTAATGAGTCGGAACAAGTAGCTAGTTGCTGTTGCAAAATGTTTGAATCAGAAGGCATTCTTTGCAGACACATACTCGCAGTTTTCAGAGCAACAAATATGTTCGTTCTTCCATCCCACTATATCCTGAAACGATGGACGAGAAATGCCAAGGACGAAGCTGTATCAGATCTTTTACCCCGTGTGGAATCTCAATCTGATTCTCATAAGGCAAAGAACATGCAGTACAATGTTTTGTATCAAGAAGCCATCAAATGTGCAGAGGAAGGGGTGGCATCAGACCATAGTTTTAAGGTTGCATTTAATGCTTTACGGGAGGCAAGGTATAAAATACTGAATGCGAAGAAAAATGCTTTTGATGCCTCTAAAGTTGTAACAGTTGTCAATACAAATGATCAGATTGGAAACATGTTAGATTGTCAGATTGACAGTTCTGCATACCCAACCACATCTCCCAGTCTTCAACAAGATAATACAGAAGACTCTCCCACGAGTAACTCTAACTACAAGTTTGTACCAGAGCAGCCTGCAAGCAGCATCGCGACCAAATGCAGGAGTCCTGGACTCGACAGTTGTCCTTGCTTGTGGCCGAAGGATACTGACCCAAACTCTGTTACggtaataaatatttttttgaacATAAACAGACCAAAATTATTTACAAGATAATGCTTTCAGATACTATGTGCTTAATGTTGGTTTTTGTTTTATATGATCAGACCGATCAAGAGTTAGAACCTATCGCTAGTCATGGGGTCCTGGAGAGCATACCTCAAAGCTGAAAGTATCCACGTCGATATGATTTATACCTCCTTCATTCTGTCTATCTTCATGGTTCTATTTGATTTGAACTGGTAATGCAAGTGACTTCCAACACGAAATCTTGTTTCCTTCCACTGCTTAATGTTTGTGCAGTATGATTTGGGGTCCTAATCGTTAAGCATTGCAGTAGTACTGTGCACTAGCATTGAGATATTTTGTTTTCTAATTGGTCTGCCAGTGTTCCTTCAGTCAACTCTGTACTCTCTGTTGTTTACTTATTTTTGGTTCAGGAATGGTGGATCTGATAGAGTATATGTGATTTTTTAAGGCAGAGTGTTTTGTATTGACCTTTCTTTTTTGGCTTCCTCTGTAGCCTTTTTTTTGTCCCCTTTTCTCCTCCATAGACCGGCAATTTTCATACCGACTCATTGTTTGTCTCTTTTTTACTTGCTGTGCTGGATCTGTGATCTGATTTACTCCTAATTCTTCAGGATTGTAGGACCTGATTCTAATTTGTTTGTATTTGAATCTAAATGGCCTCCTCATCTTTCTGTTTGCAGGTTTTTCGGCGTTCATAATTAACTCTGATGACGCCCAAAATGTACATATGTGGTAAGAAACCATCATTATCTTATATAGAAAAGGGTGACAGTTCTTGCATTTTTATCGACCCTAATCAGTTTCCTCGTTCACTTTTCAAGTTCAGtagatatatatatagagagactCTTTAGGATATAAAATTTTTCTTGGGTATTCTTCCAGACTGTATATTACTATATGTCAAATTCATGACTTGCTCCTGTTTTAACGCATGCATAGTCAACTCATGAAATATCGCTAGTCGAAGTGGATCGCAAAGTCGAAGAAAACTCCATTTCTCATGAAGTTGCTGAACAGATGTTAATGGAGGAAGAAAGATTGGAATCGGTGAACATGGGAATCTCTGATGCAGCTCTTATTGTAGTTTCATTTGGTGGGAAAAGAAATGAGCAGCAGGACATTTATTTAGTACCTTGGAGCCTGCTAAGGTAATCCCTAGTTACATCAAATTTATTCTTCTGCTTGACCTAGTTTCTCTTCAATTTATTTCCAATCATCTTATTGCTCTTACAGATAGCCTAAATTGCATTTTCCATATTTATACTCGTGATTTTCGCTATGTCCAACATCTAATTTATTCTCATTATATGCATATCCTGCCAGACTCAATATCTCTTGCTCTGCTCCTGTATGACTCATAAAATTTTGGTGCTTCCCCTCTTGCTTGCTATCCTTTTACTCTCTTTCCTTGCTCATTATATCTCTTCCTATTTGCTTCTTCTATTCTTGAGGGCTATTATATTCAGTACCAAATCTGATAGAATGGATCCTAGATTCTCATTTCTCCGGGTGTGCGGTTCTAACGTGTAGTATGCCGGTTCTTAAATCTCAGTTCAAGCTACCATAGACATAACATAGATGTTATTTTCCTATCACAAACAAATCTAAAAGAGTTCTGCATAATCTTAAGTTAAGACTTAAGAGTATAAGATGAAGTGAGGAAACAATCTACTGGGGTCAATATATTAAGGATAAATAGGTAGAAGAAAATGATCACAGTACTCGATTTATCTATCAAAGTGCATCTGAGAAAAGGAGAATTAATAGAATCTCTGCTGTAAGAGGCCCTTCTAGTCTCTGGATTTAAGGACAAGGACCTTCAAGTAGCTTATTTTCTATTCATTTATAAAGCATCCTCTTCAGGTAGTACTATTGATCTTGTTTATGTCACTATCTTTCAACTTGTCTTAAACTCTTATGAGAATGATTTGTTATGTTCTGTTCCTTCTGATGAAGAGATCAAAAAAATGCTTTGTTCGATGAGCTTTTGGGGTGCAACAGATCCTGATGGTTTCCCCAGGTTTTTTCCAGCATCACTGAAACACTCCAAGTGATGATAATTCTAGATGGGTTTAAAAGGTTTCCATGGAACTAAGTTTTGATCaaaaaatcaaccacactttTATCTCTTACACCCAAAACTAATTTTCCTGGTATTCCAAGTGAGTACAAACCTATTAGTCACAAAATAGTGGGTAAAATTGCTGCTTTTAGGATTAAACCTCATCTGGAGTCTGGAAAGATTGGTTTGGAGACACCAATCTGCTTTATTCCTGAAAGGCAAATCACAGATTATTCCCATGAAATTATGCACACTATGAAAATTACTAAGAGAAAATCAGGTTACATGTCCTTAAAACTTGATCCCTCTAAGGCTTTTAATAGGCTGGAATGGAGCTTTATCATTAGAATTCTTACTTTTTTTGATTTTAATAGTGATTTTTGTGGTTAATACATATGTTATACTGCTTCTTATTCTGCGCTTGTGAATGTCTCTCCTCGCGGAACAGATTTTCCTACTAGAGGAATTGGGCAGGGAGATCCTCTTCCACACTCTCTTTATTCTTCGTATGGAAGCGTAATCAAAGCTTTCTTAATTATGCTGAAAACTAAAAATCTGATTAGTGGAATAAAACACACTAAGGGTAGTCCTTCTACGACACCTTTGTTCTTTCTCAATGGTTCCTTTTTATTTACTAGTGCCAACCTGGTCCAGGCAAAAAATTTAACGGACTTGCTTTAAATCTTCAGTGTTTCCTCTAGTCAGTTGGTCAACTACCCTGGTATCTAATTTAGCAAAAATGTCCAAAACAAGCATTGTTAAATTATATATCTAGAACTCTCAGGGTCAATAAAATCAAAGCAAAGTTGCTTTCCCAAGCTTGTAGGACCAATCTCAATAGACATGTACTTGCAGTGCAATATTTTGTACCAAGAAGCCTTCAGACGTGCAGAGGAAGGGGTGGCATCAGACCATAGTTTAAGGTTGCATTTAATGCTTTACGGGAGGCGAGGTGTAAAATATTGAATGCGAAGAAAAA comes from Papaver somniferum cultivar HN1 chromosome 7, ASM357369v1, whole genome shotgun sequence and encodes:
- the LOC113300189 gene encoding protein FAR1-RELATED SEQUENCE 5-like, yielding MEKLSVELEKDMMDYVALEDDTEECCVIEDVEVPMVLDDTNKDDLSTCLAGGITEPTTDLEFVSEDDARNFYNSYAKQMGFSIRVNSYYRSKKDNSIISREFCCSKEGFRRDKRARKMDSSDDAKRRRARPITREGCKAMMTVRRRDCGKWYVAKLEKTHNHELVTPAMRHFLRSHRLENEPQKSLSSNYESPEISTKSTGNLFTEECGVINKNGFPTQGETNFIGKGRLSTFGLDAQSLLGFFKIMKANDPAFFYAIQVDDEDRLSSVFWVDTRSRISYNCFSDVVAFDSTYQVNQYKMPFAPFTGVNHHKQSILFGCALLADESESTFIWLFKTWLEAMSGRQPGLIITDNDITIRTAVERVFPESCHRYCKWHILSKMPREMGQVYSALPKAFQTELDKCVNKSETGEEFELAWGSLLDKYSLLGNEWLQSLYADCKLWAPAYLRDIFFAGMSATQRSESVNSLFDGYVNARTTIQDFAEQYEKALNDRFEKEAREEFDTFYTKPVLKTPLPMEKQAADIYTRKIFTVFQVEIFESLVLAVKKSVDDGAITTYEVARFDEERKAYFVAFNESEQVASCCCKMFESEGILCRHILAVFRATNMFVLPSHYILKRWTRNAKDEAVSDLLPRVESQSDSHKAKNMQYNVLYQEAIKCAEEGVASDHSFKVAFNALREARYKILNAKKNAFDASKVVTVVNTNDQIGNMLDCQIDSSAYPTTSPSLQQDNTEDSPTSNSNYKFVPEQPASSIATKCRSPGLDSCPCLWPKDTDPNSVTTDQELEPIASHGVLESIPQS